In Mycobacterium tuberculosis H37Rv, a single window of DNA contains:
- the xylB gene encoding D-xylulose kinase XylB (xylulokinase) (xylulose kinase) Belongs to the fucokinase / gluconokinase / glycerokinase / xylulokinase family.), with translation MSRDDVTIGIDIGTTAVKAVAADDNGRVTARVRIGHQLAVPAPDRLEHDADEAWRRGPLAALDRLVGPDTRALAVAAMVPSLTAVDPAGRPITPGLLYGDARGRVPNASVARAQSVPSVGETAEFLRWTAGQALDASGYWPAPAVANYALSGEAVIDYATAVTTLPLFDGTGWNATACADCGVTVDRMPRVETFGVGVGQVRGTGAVLAVGAVDALCEQIVAGADRDGDVLVLCGATLIVWTTISAARQVPGLWTIPHTAPGKSQIGGASNAGGLFLNWVDRVIGPGDPALADPRRVPVWLPYIRGERTPFHEPDRRAVLDGVDLSQDAASVRRAAYEASGFVVRQLIELSGAPVARIVAAGGGTRIQPWMQAIADATGRPVEVSRVAEGAALGAAFLGRLAAGLESSIADAARWASTDRIVEPSADWAGPTKERYRRFLALSGSKLA, from the coding sequence GTGTCACGCGACGACGTCACAATCGGCATCGATATCGGCACCACCGCCGTCAAAGCGGTGGCCGCCGACGACAACGGTCGGGTGACGGCGCGGGTACGGATTGGCCACCAGCTGGCGGTGCCGGCCCCCGACCGGCTGGAGCACGACGCCGACGAAGCGTGGCGGCGGGGACCATTGGCAGCACTGGACCGGCTGGTCGGACCCGACACCCGGGCACTGGCCGTTGCCGCGATGGTGCCATCGCTGACCGCTGTCGATCCCGCTGGCCGGCCGATCACACCCGGGCTGCTGTACGGCGACGCCAGGGGTCGGGTACCGAACGCCTCGGTGGCACGGGCGCAGTCGGTGCCGTCGGTGGGTGAGACCGCCGAGTTTCTGCGCTGGACGGCCGGCCAAGCGCTGGATGCGTCCGGGTACTGGCCGGCGCCGGCGGTGGCCAATTACGCCTTGTCGGGCGAAGCGGTCATCGACTATGCCACGGCCGTCACGACTCTCCCGTTGTTCGACGGGACGGGATGGAACGCGACCGCTTGCGCCGACTGCGGTGTGACCGTTGACCGGATGCCGCGGGTGGAGACGTTCGGAGTGGGAGTGGGGCAGGTGCGCGGCACCGGCGCGGTGCTGGCGGTCGGTGCCGTCGATGCCCTGTGCGAACAGATCGTGGCCGGCGCCGACCGCGACGGCGACGTGTTGGTGCTATGCGGCGCCACCTTGATCGTGTGGACCACCATCTCCGCGGCTCGTCAAGTGCCGGGTTTGTGGACCATCCCGCATACGGCACCGGGCAAGAGCCAGATCGGAGGGGCCAGCAACGCTGGTGGGTTGTTCCTCAACTGGGTGGATCGTGTTATTGGACCGGGCGATCCAGCGCTAGCCGATCCGCGGCGGGTGCCGGTGTGGCTGCCCTATATACGCGGCGAGCGCACCCCGTTCCATGAGCCCGATCGCCGGGCCGTGCTCGACGGTGTGGATCTCTCCCAGGACGCCGCATCGGTGCGGCGGGCCGCCTACGAGGCGTCGGGCTTCGTCGTGCGCCAGCTCATCGAGCTAAGCGGGGCGCCGGTGGCGCGCATCGTGGCGGCAGGCGGCGGCACCCGGATACAGCCTTGGATGCAGGCTATCGCCGACGCGACCGGCCGGCCGGTGGAGGTGTCCAGGGTGGCCGAAGGGGCGGCACTGGGAGCGGCTTTCCTCGGCCGCTTGGCGGCCGGATTGGAATCGTCGATCGCCGACGCTGCCCGGTGGGCCTCAACCGACCGCATTGTCGAACCCAGTGCCGACTGGGCGGGGCCGACCAAGGAACGCTATCGCCGGTTCCTGGCGCTCAGCGGCTCGAAGTTGGCCTGA